GGCCTCCGGGGTCACCGGCGCGGCCAGCTCGGTGGGCCACGGCCTCGCCGACGCCGTCGGGGTCGGCGGCAAGGGCAAGGCCAAGGGCACCCTGGCGGGTCTGTCCAAGGGCGCCCACGACGCCCGCGAGGACCTCTCCGAGGCGCTGGCCGACCTCGCGGACTCCCTGCTCGGCAAGCGCTGACTCAGCCCAGCCACCTCTCGAGGCCGTCGCGCAGCTGCGCGGCGGCCTCGAGGTATGTCGTGCGTCGTCCCGGGTCGGCGCCGGCCGCCACGCGGTGCAGGTGCGGCTGGATGAAGAAGGTCTCGTGCAGCAGGTGCACCTCGCGCCGCGCGAGCAGCGGCTCCAGGTCCACGGGCGACCCGAGCCGCTCCCGCTCGCGGGCGTAGGCCTGCGCCTGCGCGCGGACGCGCTCCTCGTCCATCGCGGCGTACCACGGGTCGGCGTGCACGGGCCCGCCGGAGAACGCGAGGTCCCGCGCGGGGTCGCCGACGTGCCCCCACTCCCAGTCGATGAGCCGCGGGACGCCCGCGTCCACGACGACGTTGCTCAGGCACGCGTCCCCGTGGACCAGCGCGGTCTCGACGGAGGCGAAGGCGGGGAGGGCCTGCTCGGTCCGGCGCAGCACCGCCGGCCAGAGCGGGTCCAGCACGGCCGCCGCACCCGGCTCGTGCTCGCGCCACCAGTCGCGCGCGGCGTGGGCACCCGCCACCGGGTCCGGGGGGCCCGGGTCGGGCAGCCCGTCGGTGCGACCGCCCACGTGCAGCCGGGCCAGGGCGCGGGCGAGCGCCGCGAGCAGCTCGTCGGTCCACTCCCCCGGGGCGAGCACCTCACCCGGCACCGCCGTGCTGACGAGGTATGCCGTGGGGTCGCCCTCGCGGGGCAGCCGCACCGCCACGGGGCGCGCGGCGAGGTCGGCGTCCGCGGGCACCCGGGTGAGCAGGTCGAGCTCGTCGTCGAGGCCCAGCGGCAGCTCGTGCACGGGCCGGTGCGGCACCCGCACGGCCAGACCGGGCTCGACCCGCCACACCACGCACGACTCGCCCCGCCCCAGCAGGCGCACGGACGGGCGACCGGGTGGCACGGCATACCCCGCGGCGGTGAACCACCCGGGGTGATCACCGGCCAGGTCGGCGACCCCCTCGGCGTCCAGCTGGGTCGGCAGCACCGCCCGATCGTCGCACGACCCTCCCGCCGGGCGGACGCCACGCCCCGTGCTCCCGCCCATCGTGCCGCCGGAGGCCCGGCGCCCGCCGGGCCGCACGCGGACGTGGGCCGCGCGCGGACGCGGGCCGCGCGCGTGCCAGAGTGGTCGGGTGACCCATCCCGCCGAGGCCCTGCTCGACCGCTGGCTCGCCGACGCCGCGGTGCTCGCGCCCGCCGCGGGCCGCGACCTGTGGCTGGCGGAGGGGTCGCTGCTGCTACGCGGCTGGTCCGAGCCGCAGCGTCGCTACCACACGACGAGCACCTCACCGAGGTCCTCGCGGCGGTGGACGAGCTGCAGGCGGCCGGCGCGGTCGACGCGGACGCGGCGCTCGTGGCGCGCGCCGTCGCGTGGTACCACGACCTCGCCTACGACCCGCGGGCCGCGCCCGGCAGCAACGAGCACCGCAGCGCCACCCTGGCCCGCGACCACCTGCACCGGCTCGGGGTCGAGGACCACACCGTCGACGCCGTCGAGGCGGGCGTGCTCATGACGCTGGACCACGAGGCCGGCGGGCGCGGGCCCGCCACGGACGCGGTGCACGACGCCGACCTGTGGATCCTCTCGGCGCCGCCGGAGCGGTATGCCGCCTACCGCGCCCAGGTGCGCGAGGAGTACGCCCACGTGCCGGACGACGCGTTCTGCGCCGGCCGGCTCGCGGTCATGGGGCCGCTCGCCGACCGCGGGCGGCTCTACCGGACCGCGCACGCGCACGAGCGCTGGGGCGCCCGCGCCCGGGCCAACCTGCAGGCCGAGCTGGCGGAGCTGCGCCGGACCTGAGGACCGCCCGACCCGCGTCGTGCCGGACGGCGACCGCAGCGGCGGGGTAGGCCCGTCCCGCCCGCCCCAGGTGCCCCACCTGCCGCGCCGTGCGGGGACGATGACGCAGGACGGGGACATACCCCGGCCCACTGCACATCTCCCCGCAGCGGGCGACGGGTGGGTCTGGGGTGACTCCTGGGGCCGGCCCTACCCCCCGTGCGCCCACCACCACTCGGCGAGCGGCCACCAGGGCGCCGACCCGGCCACCGCCCGCGCCTCCTCGGCGGTCAGCCAGCGCGCCTCGAGCACCTCGACGCCGTCCGGCCGCAGCGGCACCGGGGCGGGGAGGGTGGCGGCATACACCTGGACGTAGTTGTCCCCCTCGTCCCAGCTCCGGGCGCCGTGACCGGGTGGCAGGGTGATGCGTTGGTACCCCACCGGGGCCAGCCGCTCCTGCACGAGATCGACCGCGATCTCCTCGGCGACCTCGCGCACGGCGGCGGCGCGGGCAGAGCCGTCGGAGAGCTCGCGCTTGCCGCCCGGCGCCCCCCAGCCCTCCCGGGTCGAGTTGCGCACCAGCACCATCCGGTCCGGCACCCCGCGCGCCCGGAGGAGCACCACGGAGGCGCCCGCGCCGAGCCGCTCCATCGGGGAGGCCACCACCTCCAGCACGTGCGGGGTCGGCGCGACCCCGGCGAGCCCGTCCTCGACCCGGGCCAGCGGCCGCTCCCCCTTGCGCTTGCGGAAGCGCAGCCCGCTGTCGCGCAGCCGCCGGGCCAGCTCGGTGCCGCCCACCTCGGCGGCGCCGGCGGCGACGACCTCGGCGTACCGCTCCTCCGGGATGTCGTAGTGGTCCCCCTCGAAGGACCGCTGCGGGATGCCGACGGCCGCCGCGAAGGCGTGCAGCTCGGCGAGCGAGGTGTCGCTCGCGACGTGCGACCAGAGGCGTCCGTGCGCCGGCCAGCGGGGCGGGTCGACGAGGACGGTCATGCTCCGGACCCTACCTGTGGACAACTTCTGCGCGGGCACCGCGAGGAGGGCTAGCGTCGTGCCCACGAGGTGGCCGACCGGCCGCCGCACGAGGGAGGGACCCCATGAGCAACACCTTCGCCGTCGACACGGCACGGATCGCCGCCGCCTCCGGTGACATCGAACGGATCGCCGCCAGCATCGAGGGTGAGGTCCGGTCGATGATGGCCAAGCTCAACGCGCTGCAGGACTGCTGGCGCGGGTCGGCGGCCGGCAGCTTCCACAGCGTCACCCAGGACTGGAGCGCGACCCAGGAGAAGGTCCGCACCTCCCTGCAGCAGATCTCGACGACGCTGCGGACGGCCGGCCAGGACTACGAGCTGGTCGAGCAGACCAACCGCACCCGCTTCACCCCCCAGTGAGGTGCTGCGCCTCGTCCGGCGCAGGGGGCCGGACGAGGCGCTGCATGTCCCGGGTCGAGCAGACCCTGCAGCTCCCCGGGCACACGCCGACGGGCGGCCCCTCCGTGAAGGAGGGACCGCCCGTCGGTCGTGGGTCGCCCGCGAGGAACGCAGGCGCGTCAGGTCTGACCCCGCAGGATCAGAAGTCCATGCCGCCCATGCCACCGTCGGCGCCGGCCGGCATGGCCGGGGCCTTCTCCGGCTTGTCGGCGATGACGGCCTCGGTGGTGAGGAAGAGCGCGGCGATGGAGGCGGCGTTCTGCAGGGCAGAACGGGTCACCTTCACCGGGTCGGCCACGCCGAAGCCCAGCATGTCGCCGTACTCGCCGGTCGCGGCGTTGAGGCCCTCGCCCGGGGTGAGGTTGCGGACCTTCTCCGCGACGACGCCGCCCTCGAGACCGGCGTTGATCGCGATCTGCTTGAGCGGGGCCTCGATGGCCACCTTGACGATGTTGGCGCCGGTGGCCTCGTCACCGGTGAGCGACAGACCGTCGAACGCGCGGGACGCCTGGATGAGGGCGACGCCACCACCGGCGACGATGCCCTCCTCGACGGCGGCCTTCGCGTTGCGGACGGCGTCCTCGATGCGGTGCTTGCGCTCCTTGAGCTCGACCTCGGTCGCCGCGCCCGCCTTGATGACGGCCACGCCGCCGGCCAGCTTGGCCAGCCGCTCCTGCAGCTTCTCGCGGTCGTAGTCGGAGTCCGAGTTGTCGATCTCGGTGCGGATCTGGGAGACCCGGCCGGCGATCTGGTCGGCGTCGCCGCCGCCCTCGACGATGGTGGTCTCGTCCTTGGTGACCACGACCTTGCGGGCGGTGCCCAGCAGGTCGAGCTCGGCGGTCTCCAGCTTGAGACCGACCTCCTCGGAGATGACCTGGCCACCGGTGAGGATGGCGATGTCGGCCAGCATGGCCTTGCGCCGGTCACCGAAGCCCGGGGCCTTGACGGCCACGGACTTGAAGTTGCCGCGGATCTTGTTGACGACCAGGGTCGCCAGACCCTCGCCCTCGACGTCCTCGGCGATGATCATGAGCGGCTTGCCGGACTGCATGACCTTCTCCAGCAGCGGCAGCAGGTCCTTGACCGAGGAGATCTTGGAGTTGACGACCAGCACGTAGGCGTCCTCCAGGACGGCCTCCATGCGCTCGGTGTCGGTGACGAAGTAGGGGCTGATGTAGCCCTTGTCGAAGCGCATGCCTTCGGTGAGCTCGAGCTCGAGGCCGAAGGTGTTGGACTCCTCGACGGTGATGACACCCTCGTTGCCGACCTTGTCCATGGCCTCGGCGATCATGCCGCCGATCTCGGTGTCGGCCGCGGAGATGCTCGCGGACTGCGCGATCTGCTCCTTGGTCTCGACCGGCTTCGCCATGGCGAGCAGGTCGTCGTTGACCGCCTGGACGGCGACCTCGATGCCCCGCTTGAGGGCCATCGGGTTGGCGCCGGCGGCGACGTTGCGCAGGCCCTCCTTCACCATGGCCTGGGCGAGCACGGTCGCGGTGGTGGTGCCGTCTCCCGCGACGTCGTCGGTCTTCTTGGCGACCTCCTTGACCAGCTCGGCGCCGATCTTCTCGTAGGGGTCCTCGAGCTCGATCTCCTTGGCGATGCTCACACCGTCGTTGGTGATGGTGGGGGCGCCCCACTTCTTCTCGAGCACGACGTTGCGGCCCTTCGGGCCGAGGGTCACCTTCACGGCGTCGGCAAGGGTGTTCATACCCTTCTCGAGCCCGCGGCGAGCCTCCTCGTCGAAAGCAATGGTCTTGGCCATCTGAGTTGCTTCCTCCACATGTGGATGGACGGATGACCGGGTGCCGCCCGCGACGGACGAGCCAGGAGGCGCGAGGATCTGGTCTCCCCGGCTCCCGACCCTCGACAGGCCGGTCGGATTATCACTCTCGTGGTGAGAGTGCTAGGTCCATGATGAGCACTCGGGGCCCTCGAGTGCAAATGACAGGGCCGGTATGCCGACCCGCACCCGGTCAGGGCGCTGCGGGTCCCTCCGGGCAGGGTGCGTCAGTGGCGCAGCTCGAGCGTGCGCACGGCGGCCAGCCGCAGCGTGTCCTCGGTCAGGCCCAGGCCGCGACCGGCGTTGGCCAGCGAGTCGACCCCCGCGATCCCGGTGCCCAGCACCTCGGCGAAGCGCTCGGCCATCGCCGCCAGCTGCTCGGCCTGGGTCTCGACGAAGGACCGGTCGACGACCCGCCCGTGGCCGGGCACCCAGGTGTCGGCCAGCCCGGCGGCGGGCTTGTCCAGCAGGGCGCTCAGCGTGGGCGCCCACTCCAGCGGGTAGGCGTCCTCCATGGCGGGGTCGGCCCCCTCCTCGACGAGGTCCCCCGCGAAGACGACCCCGGCGTCGGGGACGGCCACCGACAGGTCGTGGTCGGTGTGACCGCGCCCGGCGAAGAGCAGCTCCACGCTGCGGTCCCCGAGGTCGAGGACGGTGTCGTCCTCGACGAGGTAGAACGGCAGCACGATCTCGGTGTCCTGCACCTCGTCCGCCAGCGTCCCGCGGTCGGTCGAGCGGAGGTGCTCGACGACCTGGCGACGCTGGTGCTCCCCGGTGCGGCGCAGGTCGTCGGCGGCGCCCGGGTGGGCGTAGATCTGCGAGTCGCGGAACGCGACGTTGCCGAAGCAGTGGTCGTAGTGCGCGTGGGTGTTGACGACGACGAGCTCGGTGTCGGTGATCTCGCGCACCGACTCCAGCAGGTCCTGGCCGAGGGACCGGTAGCTGCGGGTGTCGACGACGAGGGACCTCTCGCTGCCCACCACGAGCCCGCAGTTGAGCTTGAGCTCCTCGTGCCGCCGGACGTGGACCCCGGGAGCCACCTCTCGCCAGGTCACCTCACTCATGCCGCACGAGTCTAGGTGCTGGAGGGCCCCCGGCCCGCCGCCCCGCCCGGACGTGGCGGGTCGGCGCGCTGGTTACCGCAGGGTCACTCTCGACTGGCGGGCCCGTGCCGGGCACGGCAGGGTGGGGGCCGGACAACCGCACGCCCGCAGCGCCCGGAGGGGTTCAATGACGTTCCCGACCCGCATCCTGTACGC
This genomic window from Serinicoccus chungangensis contains:
- a CDS encoding phosphotransferase family protein, encoding MLPTQLDAEGVADLAGDHPGWFTAAGYAVPPGRPSVRLLGRGESCVVWRVEPGLAVRVPHRPVHELPLGLDDELDLLTRVPADADLAARPVAVRLPREGDPTAYLVSTAVPGEVLAPGEWTDELLAALARALARLHVGGRTDGLPDPGPPDPVAGAHAARDWWREHEPGAAAVLDPLWPAVLRRTEQALPAFASVETALVHGDACLSNVVVDAGVPRLIDWEWGHVGDPARDLAFSGGPVHADPWYAAMDEERVRAQAQAYARERERLGSPVDLEPLLARREVHLLHETFFIQPHLHRVAAGADPGRRTTYLEAAAQLRDGLERWLG
- a CDS encoding metal-dependent phosphohydrolase, whose translation is MDELQAAGAVDADAALVARAVAWYHDLAYDPRAAPGSNEHRSATLARDHLHRLGVEDHTVDAVEAGVLMTLDHEAGGRGPATDAVHDADLWILSAPPERYAAYRAQVREEYAHVPDDAFCAGRLAVMGPLADRGRLYRTAHAHERWGARARANLQAELAELRRT
- a CDS encoding DUF4031 domain-containing protein codes for the protein MTVLVDPPRWPAHGRLWSHVASDTSLAELHAFAAAVGIPQRSFEGDHYDIPEERYAEVVAAGAAEVGGTELARRLRDSGLRFRKRKGERPLARVEDGLAGVAPTPHVLEVVASPMERLGAGASVVLLRARGVPDRMVLVRNSTREGWGAPGGKRELSDGSARAAAVREVAEEIAVDLVQERLAPVGYQRITLPPGHGARSWDEGDNYVQVYAATLPAPVPLRPDGVEVLEARWLTAEEARAVAGSAPWWPLAEWWWAHGG
- a CDS encoding WXG100 family type VII secretion target, encoding MSNTFAVDTARIAAASGDIERIAASIEGEVRSMMAKLNALQDCWRGSAAGSFHSVTQDWSATQEKVRTSLQQISTTLRTAGQDYELVEQTNRTRFTPQ
- the groL gene encoding chaperonin GroEL (60 kDa chaperone family; promotes refolding of misfolded polypeptides especially under stressful conditions; forms two stacked rings of heptamers to form a barrel-shaped 14mer; ends can be capped by GroES; misfolded proteins enter the barrel where they are refolded when GroES binds) produces the protein MAKTIAFDEEARRGLEKGMNTLADAVKVTLGPKGRNVVLEKKWGAPTITNDGVSIAKEIELEDPYEKIGAELVKEVAKKTDDVAGDGTTTATVLAQAMVKEGLRNVAAGANPMALKRGIEVAVQAVNDDLLAMAKPVETKEQIAQSASISAADTEIGGMIAEAMDKVGNEGVITVEESNTFGLELELTEGMRFDKGYISPYFVTDTERMEAVLEDAYVLVVNSKISSVKDLLPLLEKVMQSGKPLMIIAEDVEGEGLATLVVNKIRGNFKSVAVKAPGFGDRRKAMLADIAILTGGQVISEEVGLKLETAELDLLGTARKVVVTKDETTIVEGGGDADQIAGRVSQIRTEIDNSDSDYDREKLQERLAKLAGGVAVIKAGAATEVELKERKHRIEDAVRNAKAAVEEGIVAGGGVALIQASRAFDGLSLTGDEATGANIVKVAIEAPLKQIAINAGLEGGVVAEKVRNLTPGEGLNAATGEYGDMLGFGVADPVKVTRSALQNAASIAALFLTTEAVIADKPEKAPAMPAGADGGMGGMDF
- a CDS encoding MBL fold metallo-hydrolase, which gives rise to MSEVTWREVAPGVHVRRHEELKLNCGLVVGSERSLVVDTRSYRSLGQDLLESVREITDTELVVVNTHAHYDHCFGNVAFRDSQIYAHPGAADDLRRTGEHQRRQVVEHLRSTDRGTLADEVQDTEIVLPFYLVEDDTVLDLGDRSVELLFAGRGHTDHDLSVAVPDAGVVFAGDLVEEGADPAMEDAYPLEWAPTLSALLDKPAAGLADTWVPGHGRVVDRSFVETQAEQLAAMAERFAEVLGTGIAGVDSLANAGRGLGLTEDTLRLAAVRTLELRH